One window of the Strix uralensis isolate ZFMK-TIS-50842 chromosome 3, bStrUra1, whole genome shotgun sequence genome contains the following:
- the SLC4A1AP gene encoding kanadaptin, with amino-acid sequence MAEAVETEAVAEPAAFKRPSRPLPVAPRAAEGGEPGPSPPPARPATPAAPRYEEPPWGSRPPADAGYGLEVLKGGVALGSVRLEGGSWFLVGRLPSCALALEHPSVSRHHAVLQYRGAGCSPDGPDAAGFYVYDLGSTHGTFLNKTRVPPRTYCRVRVGHGLRFGGSSRLFLLQGPKEDQESESELTVTQLKALRKQQQAKLEKTMLGEDSDEEDEKEERSEKSQSTDMSCSWGMGEDAEEDEVEENPIAIDFQDVQDAFYMKDPRKALQGFFDREGEELEYEYDDRGHNSWLCRIKLPVDDASGKQLVAEVLHSGKKKEAMIQCALEACRLLDARGVLRQEAVSRKRKSKNWEDEDFYDSDDDTFLDRTGAVEKKRLNRMKKAGKIEEKPETYDSLVTKLNEAENELSEITEKLKASGKVPSQPAAQDSLDEFMTEMKSGSTLDSVARKKLHLRSFELKKEQQRLKGLIKLVKPAELPELKPQSGSYSLEAESKPKKITLPLFGAMKGGSKFKLKTGSLGKLPVKRPDIPESLLKMKDDGPEEEEEEEEEEMEEEQVVDAINSRASNLEMKMTTQEETGKETNAPDGSPCNNRNLEYLQDGVHFLPEPKILRNKSQMGPSQEKSQASEAVCKEPEETPEKVKKINSSSKVQQPFFSSQYPDDDPDYCIWIPPAGQSGDGKTHLNEKYGY; translated from the exons ATGGCGGAGGCCGTGGAGACGGAGGCAGTCGCTGAGCCCGCCGCCTTCAAGCGCCCGAGCCGCCCGCTGCCCGTCGCGCCCCGCGCCGCTGAGGGCGGCGAGCCGGGGCCcagcccgccgcccgcccgccccgccacgCCGGCGGCGCCGCGCTACGAGGAGCCGCCGTGGGGCAGCCGCCCGCCGGCCGACGCCGGCTATGGACTGGAGGTGCTGAAGGGCGGCGTGGCGCTGGGCTCGGTGCGGCTGGAGGGCGGCAGCTGGTTCCTAGTGGGGCGGCTGCCCAGCTGCGCCCTGGCCCTGGAGCACCCCTCGGTGTCGCGCCACCACGCCGTGCTGCAGTACCGCGGCGCTGGCTGCTCCCCCGACGGCCCCGACGCCGCCGGCTTCTACGTGTACGACCTGGGCAGCACCCACGGCACCTTCCTCAACAAGACGCGGGTGCCGCCCCGCACCTACTGCCGGGTGCGGGTGGGCCACGGGCTCCGCTTCGGCGGCAGCTCCcgcctcttcctcctgcag GGACCCAAAGAGGACCAGGAGTCTGAGTCGGAACTAACTGTGACTCAACTGAAGGCACTGCGTAAGCAGCAGCAAGCAAAATTAGAAAAGACAATGTTGGGAGAGGACTCAGATGAGGAAgatgaaaaagaggagagaagtgAGAAGAGTCAGAGCACTGATATGAGCTGCTCATGGGGAATGG GGGAGGATGCTGAGGAGGATGAGGTTGAAGAAAACCCTATTGCTATTGATTTTCAGGATGTACAAGATGCCTTCTATATGAAAGATCCTAGGAAGGCCTTACAGGGCTTTTTTGACAGagaag gAGAAGAGTTAGAATATGAATATGATGATCGTGGGCACAATAGCTGGCTGTGCAGGATCAA GTTGCCTGTGGATGATGCATCAGGGAAGCAGCTGGTGGCAGAGGTTCTCCATtcaggaaagaagaaggaagcaatGATACAGTGCGCACTGGAAGCTTGCAGGCTACTTGATGCTCGGGGAGTACTGAGGCAAGAAGCAG TATCCCgaaaaaggaaatcaaaaaaCTGGGAAGATGAGGATTTTTATGACAGTGATGATGACACCTTCCTTGACCGAACTGGTGCTGTAGAAAAGAAACGactgaacagaatgaaaaaagctggtaaaatagaagaaaaaccaGAGACTTATGATTCCCTG GTCACAAAGCTAAATGAAGCTGAAAATGAGCTTTCTGAGATAACAGAGAAGCTGAAGGCTTCAGGGAAAG TCccatcccagccagcagctcaagATTCCTTGGATGAATTCatgactgaaatgaaatcagGAAGCACTTTAGACAGTGTGGCACGAAAGAAGCTTCACTTGCGGTCCTTTGAACTGAAGAAAGAGCAACAGAGACTGAAGGGGTTAATAAAGCTTGTCAAGCCTGCAGAACTGCCTGAGCTGAAGCCCCA GAGTGGGAGTTACAGTCTGGAAGCAGAGAGCAAGCCTAAAAAGATTACCCTGCCTCTCTTTGGTGCAATGAAAGGGGGGAGCAAATTCAAGCTGAAAACTGGAAGCCTGGGG aagttGCCTGTTAAGCGTCCAGACATCCCTGAAAGcttgttaaaaatgaaagatgatggaccggaggaggaggaagaggaagaagaggaagaaatggaggagGAGCAAGTAGTAGATGCAATAAACAGCAGAGCatcaaacctggaaatgaaaatgacaacacaggaagaaacaggaaaagaaactaaTGCTCCTGATGGTTCTCCTTGCAATAACAGGAATCTGGAATACCTTCAGGATG gGGTTCATTTTCTGCCTGAGCCAAAGATACTGAGGAATAAATCTCAGATGGGACCCTCACAAGAGAAATCTCAAG CATCTGAGGCAGTTTGTAAGGAACCTGAAGAGACCCCTGAGAAAGTTAAGAAAATCAATAGCTCAAGCAAG